The proteins below are encoded in one region of Salvelinus namaycush isolate Seneca chromosome 32, SaNama_1.0, whole genome shotgun sequence:
- the LOC120027014 gene encoding 40S ribosomal protein S5, which produces MTSESWETAPAVAETPEIKLFGKWSTDDVQINDISLQDYIAVKEKYAKYLPHSGGRYAAKRFRKAQCPIVERLTNSMMMHGRNNGKKLMTCRIVKHAFEIIHLLTGENPLQVLVNAIINSGPREDSTRIGRAGTVRRQAVDVSPLRRVNQAIWLLCTGAREAAFRNIKTIAECLADELINAAKGSSNSYAIKKKDELERVAKSNR; this is translated from the exons A TGACTTCAGAGTCGTGGGAGACTGCCCCAGCAGTGGCTGAAACGCCAGAAATCAAGCTCTTTGGGAAATGGAGTACCGATGATGTTCAGATCAATGACATCTCCCTGCAG GATTACATTGCCGTGAAGGAGAAGTATGCTAAGTACCTGCCACACTCTGGAGGCCGTTATGCTGCCAAGCGTTTCCGCAAGGCCCAGTGCCCCATTGTGGAGCGTCTCACCAACTCCATGATGATGCATGGCCGCAACAACGGCAAGAAGCTGATGACCTGTCGCATCGTTAAACATGCCTTTGAGATCATCCACCTGCTTACTGGCGAG AATCCCCTGCAGGTGCTGGTCAATGCCATTATCAACAGCGGACCCCGTGAGGACTCCACCCGTATTGGTCGTGCTGGTACTGTGAGGAGGCAGGCTGTGGACGTGTCCCCTCTGCGCAGAGTCAACCAG GCAATCTGGCTGCTCTGCACTGGAGCAAGAGAAGCTGCTTTCAGGAACATCAAGACCATCGCTGAGTGCCTCGCCGATGAACTGATCAACGCTGCTAAG GGTTCTTCTAACTCCTACGCCATCAAGAAGAAGGATGAGTTGGAGAGAGTCGCCAAGTCCAACCGTTAA
- the LOC120026953 gene encoding chloride intracellular channel protein 1-like encodes MSDENQPEVELFVKAGSDGQSIGNCPFSQRLFMVLWLKGVTFNVTTVDMKRKPDILKDLAPGAQPPFLLYGTEVKTDTNKIEEFLEENLSPPKYPRMASRNPESNTAGLDVFSKFSAYIKNSNPQLNDNLEKGLLKALKKLDDYLGSPLPEEIDENSADEVTSSARPFLDGQDLTLADCNLLPKLNIVKVVCLKYRTFSVPKSLSNLWRYLDAAYAREEFSSTCPNDTEIHIAYSAVAKALK; translated from the exons ATGAGTGACGAAAATCAACCTGAAGTTGAACTTTTTGTGAAG GCAGGCAGTGATGGCCAGAGCATTGGCAACTGTCCGTTCTCCCAGCGCCTCTTCATGGTGCTGTGGCTTAAAGGAGTAACGTTCAATGTCACCACCGTGGACATGAAGAG GAAACCAGACATCCTTAAGGACCTAGCACCTGGTGCTCAGCCCCCCTTCCTGCTCTATGGGACGGAGGTGAAAACCGACACCAACAAGATAGAAGAGTTCCTGGAGGAGAACCTGTCCCCTCCAAA ATACCCCCGCATGGCTTCCAGGAACCCTGAGTCTAACACAGCCGGCCTGGACGTGTTCTCCAAGTTCTCGGCCTACATCAAGAATTCAAACCCCCAGCTCAATGACA ACCTAGAGAAAGGCCTGCTCAAGGCCCTGAAGAAACTAGATGACTACCTTGGCTCCCCACTTCCTGAGGAGATTGACGAGAATAGTGCTGATGAGGTCACTTCTTCTGCCCGCCCCTTCCTGGATGGGCAGGACCTCACTCTGGCCGACTGCAACTTGCTGCCCAAGCTGAACATCGTCAAG GTTGTGTGTCTGAAGTATCGCACTTTCTCCGTCCCCAAGTCTCTCTCCAACCTGTGGCGGTACCTGGACGCTGCGTACGCCCGCGAGGAGTTCTCCTCTACCTGCCCCAACGACACAGAGATACACATCGCCTACTCAGCCGTGGCTAAAGCACTTAAGTAG
- the LOC120027012 gene encoding N(G),N(G)-dimethylarginine dimethylaminohydrolase 2-like, giving the protein MASVLPYGRFTHAVVRGIPETFGKVDDEKNDKVENGETTMDLAKAQRQFGVLTGALRQKVGLQLIEIPADPELPESWRIEDVAVIQGDTALITRPFKQQRRSETEAVRRVMSELNLTVVEMGAEEGGSAGATLEGSDVLFTGREFFVGISSHTNHRGAEVLADTFRDFAVSTVPVCGGARLKNICSMGGPDTIIISNSDGAKKTLRMMEQLTDHHYEVLTVPEGAAANCVYVRGPSKVDYLLHPPPEECPESVPAFQKLTDYTLLPTACSEASKLGGSLSSFCLLINRKPYF; this is encoded by the exons atggcaAGCGTGTTGCCGTACGGCCGCTTCACTCACGCCGTGGTGCGGGGCATCCCAGAGACCTTTGGGAAGGTTGATGACGAGAAAAACGACAAGGTCGAAAACGGGGAAACCACGATGGACCTGGCCAAAGCACAGCGTCAGTTTGGGGTGCTGACGGGGGCTCTGAGACAGAAGGTGGGGCTGCAGCTCATAGAGATCCCTGCAGACCCGGAGCTACCAGAGAGCTGGAGGATAGAGGATGTAGCGGTGATACAGGGAGACACGGCACTCATCACCAGGCCTTTCAAACAGCAGAGACGCAGtgag ACTGAAGCAGTGAGGAGGGTGATGTCGGAGCTCAACCTGACAGTGGTGGAGATGGGGGCAGAGGAGGGGGGCTCCGCAGGGGCCACGCTGGAGGGCAGTGACGTGCTCTTCACCGGCAGGGAGTTCTTTGTGGGAATCTCCTCCCACACCAACCACAGAGGAGCTGAGGTTCTGGCTGACACTTTCAGA GACTTTGCTGTGTCCACGGTGCCAGTGTGTGGGGGAGCTCGTCTAAAGAACATCTGCTCTATGGGAGGTCCTGATACTATCATCATCAGCAACAGTGATGGGGCCAAGAAGACCCTCCGG atgatgGAGCAGCTGACTGATCACCACTACGAAGTGCTCACGGTCCCTGAGGGTGCAGCAGCTAACTGTGTCTACGTCAGGGGCCCCTCCAAAGTGGACTACCTGCTTCACCCGCCCCCTGAGGAGTGTCCCGAAAGTGTCCCT GCCTTCCAGAAGCTGACGGACTACACCCTCCTCCCTACAGCGTGCAGCGAGGCCTCCAAGCTCGGAGGGTCTCTGTCTTCATTCTGCCTACTTATCAACAGGAAGCCATACTTCTAA